From Candidatus Zixiibacteriota bacterium, one genomic window encodes:
- a CDS encoding molybdopterin-dependent oxidoreductase: MADETAERQMLRLSRRDFLKWMGIGAGAAGITAGFSFKLLRPAQAAENPLAGAIDRNWEKIYRDQYRYDRVFDWVCSPNDTHACRVRAFVRNGIVTRLGNTYDYQTYADLYGNKATANWNPRQCAKGYTFHRVIYGPYRLKHPIVRKGWKAWADAGFPELTPENRAKYMFDARGQDEFIQISWDDAFHDIARALVAIATRYSGEAGKKRLLAQGYQPEMVEETRGAGTRTIKMRGGMGLLGVIGKYGMYRLNNSLALLDAKIRGVGEKDALAGRNFSNYTWHGDQAPGHPWVHGLQASDCDFNDLRFSKLIIMDGKNLVENKLTDSHWFIECMERGAKIVVIAPEYGPPSTKADYWIPIRPETDAALWLGVTRLMIEKKWYDEAFVKRFTDFPLLVRKDNLRRLRAHEIFPDYRSSLSPDGPSMKIQGLTPEQHAKLGDFVVWDEAKNAPAAVTRDDVGERMERKGLKPALEGEFKVKLVDGREVEVATLWTLYRTHLRDYDLDSVAEITQAPRAMIERLAEDIATLKPVAIHQGEGINHWFHATEMNRAAYLPLMLTGNIGKPGSGCHTWAGNYKAALFQGSPWTGPGFKGWVAEDPFHINLDPNAHGKEIRTHAYTKDEEPAYWNHGDLALIVDTPKFGRKNFTGKTHMPTPTKAIIFSNVNLINNAKWAYGVIKNVNPNVEMIVSIDIQMTASIEYSDIALPANSWLEFEGLEITASCSNPFLQIWKGGIPPVFDSKDDVVILAGIANALADVTGDKRFRDYFAFAAPDKRHVYIQRLLDTCTTTAGYKLKDIMAGKYGPPGGCLMNFRTYPRIPFYEQVHDSEPFHTDTGRLHAYADVPEAIEYGENFIVHREGPEATPYLPNVIVSSNPYVRPEDYGIPLEAEHWDARTVRNVKLPWSKVKQTRNFLWEKGFRFYCLTPKTRHRVHSSWSNVDWHMLYDSNFGDPYRLDKRAPSVGEHQLHMNPQAARDLGINDGDYVYVDANPADRPYLGARPDDPFYRVSRCMLRVKYNHAYPYNIVMMKHAPFIATEKSVKAHETRPDGRALSDNTGYQANLRYGSQQSVTRNWHMPMHQTDSLFHKSKVFMGFIFGGEADNHAVNTVPKETLVRITKAEDGGLGGKGIWKPATTGYTPDNENEVMKRYLAGDLTKVEG; this comes from the coding sequence ACAGATGCTTAGATTGAGCCGCCGGGACTTTCTCAAATGGATGGGGATCGGAGCCGGCGCCGCGGGAATCACGGCGGGTTTCTCTTTCAAGCTTCTCAGGCCCGCCCAGGCGGCCGAAAATCCCCTGGCCGGGGCGATCGACCGCAACTGGGAAAAGATCTACCGCGACCAGTACCGTTACGACCGCGTCTTCGACTGGGTCTGCTCGCCCAACGACACCCACGCCTGCCGCGTGAGGGCCTTCGTGCGCAACGGCATCGTCACCCGCCTCGGCAACACCTACGACTACCAGACCTACGCCGACCTTTACGGCAACAAGGCGACGGCCAACTGGAACCCCAGGCAGTGCGCCAAAGGCTACACGTTTCACCGGGTCATCTACGGTCCTTACCGCCTCAAGCATCCGATCGTCCGTAAAGGGTGGAAGGCGTGGGCCGACGCCGGTTTTCCGGAGCTGACGCCGGAGAACCGGGCGAAATACATGTTCGACGCCCGCGGCCAGGACGAGTTCATCCAGATCTCGTGGGACGACGCCTTCCACGACATCGCCAGGGCCCTGGTCGCCATCGCGACGCGCTACAGCGGCGAGGCCGGGAAAAAGCGCCTGCTCGCCCAGGGCTACCAGCCGGAGATGGTCGAGGAGACCCGGGGCGCGGGGACGCGCACGATCAAGATGCGCGGCGGCATGGGGCTGCTCGGCGTGATCGGCAAGTACGGGATGTACCGCCTCAACAACTCGCTCGCGCTGCTCGACGCGAAGATCCGCGGCGTCGGCGAGAAGGACGCTCTCGCGGGACGCAATTTTTCCAACTACACCTGGCACGGCGATCAGGCCCCGGGTCATCCGTGGGTGCACGGGCTCCAGGCCTCCGACTGCGACTTCAACGACCTGCGCTTCTCCAAGCTCATCATCATGGACGGGAAGAACCTGGTCGAGAACAAGTTGACCGATTCCCACTGGTTCATCGAGTGCATGGAGCGCGGCGCCAAGATCGTCGTGATCGCGCCGGAGTACGGCCCGCCTTCGACCAAGGCCGACTACTGGATCCCGATCCGGCCCGAGACCGACGCGGCGCTCTGGCTCGGCGTCACCCGGCTGATGATCGAGAAGAAGTGGTACGACGAGGCCTTCGTCAAGCGTTTCACCGATTTCCCGTTGCTCGTGCGCAAGGACAACCTGAGGCGCCTCCGCGCGCACGAGATCTTCCCCGACTACCGCAGCTCCCTTTCTCCGGACGGTCCCTCGATGAAGATCCAGGGCCTTACCCCCGAGCAGCACGCAAAGCTCGGCGACTTCGTGGTCTGGGACGAGGCGAAGAACGCTCCGGCTGCGGTGACCCGCGACGACGTCGGCGAGCGGATGGAGCGGAAGGGGCTCAAGCCCGCGCTCGAGGGCGAGTTCAAGGTCAAGCTGGTCGACGGCAGGGAGGTCGAGGTCGCCACTCTGTGGACGCTCTACCGGACTCACCTGCGCGATTACGACCTGGACAGCGTCGCCGAGATCACGCAGGCGCCCCGGGCGATGATCGAGCGGCTCGCCGAGGACATCGCGACGCTGAAGCCGGTGGCGATCCATCAGGGCGAGGGGATCAATCACTGGTTTCACGCCACGGAGATGAATCGCGCCGCGTACCTGCCCCTCATGCTGACCGGCAACATCGGCAAGCCCGGCTCCGGCTGCCATACCTGGGCCGGAAACTACAAGGCCGCCCTCTTTCAGGGCTCCCCGTGGACCGGGCCGGGCTTCAAGGGCTGGGTGGCGGAGGACCCCTTCCACATCAACCTCGACCCGAACGCGCACGGCAAGGAGATCCGCACGCACGCGTACACCAAGGACGAGGAGCCCGCCTACTGGAACCACGGCGACCTGGCCCTGATCGTCGACACGCCGAAATTCGGGCGGAAGAACTTCACCGGCAAGACGCACATGCCCACCCCGACCAAGGCGATCATCTTTTCCAACGTCAACCTGATCAACAACGCCAAGTGGGCCTATGGCGTGATCAAGAACGTCAACCCCAACGTGGAGATGATCGTCTCGATCGACATCCAGATGACGGCGTCGATCGAGTACTCCGACATCGCGCTGCCGGCCAACTCGTGGCTCGAATTCGAAGGGCTGGAGATCACCGCGAGCTGCTCGAATCCCTTCCTGCAGATCTGGAAAGGCGGCATCCCGCCGGTCTTCGACAGCAAGGACGACGTCGTGATTCTCGCGGGCATCGCCAACGCCCTGGCGGATGTCACCGGAGACAAGCGCTTCCGCGACTACTTCGCCTTCGCCGCTCCCGACAAGCGCCACGTCTACATCCAGCGCCTGCTCGACACCTGCACGACGACGGCGGGCTACAAGCTCAAGGACATCATGGCCGGCAAGTATGGCCCGCCGGGCGGATGCCTGATGAATTTCCGCACCTATCCGCGGATTCCGTTCTACGAGCAGGTCCACGACAGCGAGCCGTTCCACACCGACACCGGTCGGCTCCATGCCTACGCCGACGTCCCCGAGGCGATCGAGTACGGGGAGAACTTCATCGTCCATCGCGAGGGGCCGGAGGCGACCCCTTATCTCCCCAACGTGATCGTCAGCTCCAACCCCTACGTCCGGCCGGAAGACTACGGCATCCCGCTCGAGGCCGAGCACTGGGATGCGCGAACCGTGCGCAACGTCAAGCTGCCCTGGAGCAAGGTGAAGCAGACCCGGAACTTTCTGTGGGAAAAAGGCTTCCGCTTCTACTGCCTCACCCCCAAGACGCGCCACCGCGTCCACTCGAGCTGGTCCAACGTCGACTGGCACATGCTCTACGATTCCAACTTCGGCGATCCGTACCGGCTGGACAAGCGGGCCCCGTCGGTGGGCGAGCACCAGCTCCACATGAACCCGCAGGCGGCGCGCGACCTGGGGATCAACGACGGCGACTACGTCTACGTCGATGCCAACCCGGCCGACCGCCCGTACCTCGGCGCCAGGCCCGACGATCCGTTCTACCGCGTCTCGCGCTGCATGTTGCGGGTCAAATACAACCACGCCTATCCGTACAACATCGTGATGATGAAGCACGCGCCCTTCATCGCCACCGAGAAGAGCGTCAAGGCGCACGAGACCCGGCCCGACGGCCGGGCGCTCTCGGACAACACCGGCTACCAGGCGAACCTGCGTTACGGCTCGCAGCAGTCGGTCACGCGCAACTGGCACATGCCGATGCACCAGACCGACAGCCTCTTCCACAAATCCAAGGTCTTCATGGGATTCATCTTCGGCGGCGAAGCCGACAACCACGCGGTCAACACGGTGCCGAAGGAAACCCTGGTCCGGATCACCAAGGCGGAGGACGGCGGTCTCGGCGGCAAGGGAATCTGGAAGCCGGCCACGACCGGCTACACGCCGGACAACGAGAACGAGGTGATGAAGCGTTATCTGGCGGGAGATTTGACGAAGGTGGAGGGATGA
- a CDS encoding 4Fe-4S dicluster domain-containing protein, whose translation MAKVHNWQLGREMAYPYEAAYPRRQFAFVFNINRCIACQSCTMACKSTWTFSKGQEHMWWANVETKPYGGYPQFWDVKILDLLEKANPGKQVWSGKPSKDPKQPYGKFDGLTIFEATRMLTPDSARVLGYLPTDEEWNSPNIYEDNPLGKKGVPNELDREGVELPEHKTWFFYLARICNHCSYPACLAACPRKAIYKRPEDGIVLIDQSQCRGYRKCVEACPYKKAMYRGNTRVSEKCIACYPRIEGKDPEGRGQPLETRCMAACIGQIRMQGLVKINRDGTWTEDRYNPIYYLVHVAKVALPLYPQFGTEPNGFYIPPRWVPRAYLKQMFGPGVDQAIERYSYPDRELLAVLQLFRRSNRIIFRYEIKEGPKIYEAELRGRKITVYNDTVIAYGQDGKEIFRTTVEEPVHVRPSTHANSI comes from the coding sequence ATGGCTAAAGTCCACAACTGGCAGCTCGGGCGCGAGATGGCCTATCCCTACGAGGCGGCCTATCCGCGCCGGCAGTTCGCCTTCGTCTTCAACATCAACCGCTGCATCGCCTGCCAGAGCTGCACGATGGCCTGCAAGTCCACCTGGACCTTCAGCAAGGGCCAGGAGCACATGTGGTGGGCCAACGTGGAGACCAAACCCTACGGCGGCTATCCGCAGTTCTGGGACGTGAAAATTCTCGATCTGCTGGAGAAGGCCAACCCCGGAAAGCAGGTCTGGTCCGGGAAGCCCTCGAAAGATCCGAAGCAGCCGTACGGCAAGTTCGACGGGCTCACGATCTTCGAAGCGACCAGGATGCTCACCCCGGACAGCGCCCGGGTGCTGGGCTACCTGCCGACCGACGAGGAGTGGAACTCGCCCAACATCTACGAGGACAACCCGCTGGGGAAAAAGGGGGTGCCCAACGAGCTCGACCGCGAAGGCGTCGAGCTGCCGGAGCACAAGACCTGGTTTTTCTATCTGGCGCGCATCTGCAACCACTGCAGCTATCCCGCCTGTCTCGCCGCCTGCCCGCGCAAGGCGATCTACAAGCGGCCCGAGGACGGCATCGTTCTCATCGATCAAAGCCAGTGCCGGGGTTACCGCAAGTGCGTCGAGGCCTGCCCGTACAAGAAGGCGATGTACCGCGGCAACACCCGGGTCTCGGAAAAGTGCATCGCCTGCTATCCGCGGATCGAGGGCAAGGATCCCGAGGGACGCGGCCAGCCGCTCGAGACCCGCTGCATGGCCGCCTGCATCGGCCAGATCCGGATGCAGGGGCTGGTGAAGATCAATCGCGACGGGACCTGGACCGAGGACCGTTACAACCCGATCTACTATCTCGTCCACGTGGCGAAAGTCGCCCTGCCGCTCTATCCCCAGTTCGGGACCGAGCCCAACGGCTTTTACATCCCGCCGCGCTGGGTGCCGCGGGCCTACCTCAAACAGATGTTCGGCCCGGGCGTCGACCAGGCGATCGAGCGCTACAGCTATCCCGATCGCGAGCTGCTCGCGGTGCTGCAGCTCTTTCGCCGCTCGAACCGGATCATCTTCCGCTACGAGATCAAGGAAGGGCCGAAGATCTACGAAGCGGAGCTGCGCGGCAGGAAAATCACGGTCTACAACGATACGGTCATCGCCTACGGCCAGGACGGAA